AGGATGGTGTCGCCGGTCAGGACGGCACGGTCGGCGGGCAGGTGGAAGCAGAGCGAGTCCGAGGTGTGGCCCGGGGTCGGGACCACGCGCAGCTCCAGACCGCCGAGTCGGATCACGTCCCCGGCGGCGAGCCCCTCGTCGCCCAGCCGCAGCGCGGGGTCGAGCGCCCGCACCTTCGTGCCGGTCAGCTCCGCGAACCGGCCCGCGCCCTCGGCGTGGTCGGGGTGGCCGTGGGTGAGCAGGGTCAGCGCGACCCGCTTGCCGGCCTTCTCGGCGACGTCGACGACCGCCTTCAGGTGCGCCTCGTCCAGCGGGCCCGGGTCGATGACGACGGCGAGGTCGGAGTCCGGTTCGGAGACGAGCCAGGTGTTGGTGCCGTCCAGGGTCATGGCGGACGGGTTGGGGGCCAGGATGTTGACCGCCCGGGCGGTGGCGGGACCGGAGACCACCATTCCGCGGGGCTGGCCGGGCAGTGCGGCGGCGTCGGTCATGCGGTGGCTCCTCCGGGGTTTCCGGGCCGGACGCGCTTGGTGAACTCGTCGTGGCCGGGCCAGCTGAGCACCAGCTCGCCGTTCTCCAGGGTGGCCTGCGCGAGCACCGGGGTGAGGTCCTGACCCGCGGCGGCCGCGAGGGCGTGCGCTGGGCTGTCGTAGGGCTCCAGGGAGCGCAGGGTGGAGATCGTCGGCGGCATCATGAGCAGCTCGCCCTTGTCGTAGCCGGCGGCGGCGTCGGCGGGCCGGATCCAGACGGTCCGGTCGGCCTCGGTCGAGGCGTTGCGGGTGCGCTGGCCCTCGGGGAGCGCGGCGACGAAGAACCAGGTGTCGTAGCGACGGGGCTCGAACTCCGGGGTGATCCACCGGGCCCACGCGCCGAGCAGGTCGGACCGCAGGAGGAGGCCCCGGCGGCCGAGGAACTCGGCGAAGGACAGCTCGCGGGCCACCAGGGCCAGCCGGTCGGCCTCCCAGTCGTCGGCCGTGGTGTCGCCGACGACGCTGTCCGGGGTCTCGCCCGCCAGCAGGACTCCGGCCTCCTCGAACGTCTCGCGTACCGCGCCGCAGACGATCGCCTGGGCGGTACGGGGGTCCGTGCCCAGCCGCGCCGACCAGTCCGCGAGGCTCGGCCCGGCCCAGCCGACGAGGTGCTCCTCGTCGCGGGGGTCCACCCCGCCACCGGGGTAGGCGTACGCCCCGCCCGCGAAGGCCATCGAGGTGCGGCGGCGGAGCATGTGCACGGCGGGGCCGCCGTCGGTGTCCCGCAGCAGCATCACCGTGGCCGCGCGCTTGGGCGCCACGGGCGTGAGGGCGCCGTCCGCGAGCGCGCGGATGCGGTCGGGCCACTCGGGCGGGTACCACTGGCCTCCGGCGGGGGTGGGGCCGGTGGGGGTGTTCTGCTGTCCGTGCTCACCGTTCGGCATGGCGGGATGCTACGGGGATCCGGCCCGATGTTCGAGAGCCGCCGCCCGTGCCCGGGGCCTCGGGGTCGGCGTGCGGGTGGCGGGGCTCCGTCGCGGAGCCCCGCCACGCGAAGGGATCAGGCGTCGGGGGTGAGCTCGACCTGGATCTCGACCTCGACCGGCGCGTCCAGCGGCAGGACCGCCACACCGACGGCGCTGCGGGCGTGCACGCCCTTGTCGCCGAGGACGGCGCCGAGCAGCTCGCTCGCACCGTTCAGCACGCCCGGCTGGGCGGTGAAGTCGGGCGCCGAGGCGATGAAACCGACGACCTTGACGACGCGCGCGATCTTGTCGAGGTCACCGACCACCGACTTGACGGCGGCCAGGGCGTTCAGCGCGCACGTGGCGGCCAGTTCCTTGGCCTGCTCCGCCGAGACCTCGGCACCGACCTTGCCGGTGACCGGCAGGCTGCCCTTGACCATCGGGAGCTGGCCCGCGGTGTACACGTACACGCCCGATCGGACCGCCGGCTGGTAGGTGGCCAGCGGCGGCACGACCTCGGGCAGGATCAGGCCGAGCTCGGCCAGCCTCGCGTCGACGATCCCGCTCATGCCGACTTCTCCCGCTTCAGGTAGGCCACGAGCTGCTCGGGGTTGTTCGGCCCGGGCACGACCTGGACGAGCTCCCAGCCGTCCTCGCCCCAGGTGTCCAGGATCTGCTTGGTGGCGTGGACCAGCAGCGGGACGGTCGCGTATTCGAACTTCTTGGTCATGGGAGCGAGCGTAGTGCCTGTCGCGCGGGGCTCACGCGCGCCCCGGAACGCGCGTGGTCCCACCCCCCTCGTCCGTCCGTCGCGACTACCGGCCGGCCGCCCGAAGTGCGGGCGCCGACGACCCGCCCGCCACACCCGCCACACCCGCCCCATCGTGGGCGTCCGGGGCGTCCCCCTGTAGGGCGACGGCCTTGGCCAAGGCTTGGGCGAGGTCGTCGGCGGCCGTGCACGCGGCCGCCAGCTGGAGCAGGAGGGCGAGCGTCTGGCGGCCGAGGGCCTCCTCGACCAGCGGCGGCTGGTGGGCCCACTCGGCACGGAAGACCGCGCGGAGCCGCTCCACCTCGGCTTCGATCCCCCGCCTGCGACCGGCTCGTTTGAGGGCCGCGGTGATCTGGGTCCGGGTCAGCCGGGCGGCCCTGGCCGGGGTCGGGGCCGCCTTGAGGAGTTCGCGCGCCTCGGGACGGAAGATCCCGTTCGGGCCGTGCGCGGCGGCGGCCAGGGCGGCGGGGTAGTACTCGCGCAGCAGGGACCGGAGCTGATGGGAGATCTGCTGGCGGTGCCAGGTCGCGTCCTGCTGTGCGCGGGCGAGGACGGTGACGGCGCGGGCCGGTTCGGAGTCCGTCGACAGCGGTTGGAGGGTGTGCATGTCGGTGCGCAGGATGTGCGCCAGCACCAGGGCGTCGCCGTGGTCGGACTTCTCGTGGGCGACCGTGTGTCGGGTGCGGTGACGGGCGGCTGCCGTCGGATCGATGACGAAGACCTGCCGCGCGCCGGTCCGCAGCACGGCGACGAGCAGGCCCCGGGAGGTCTCGATGGCGACCGGGATCGGGGCGTCCCTGGTGTCTCCGTACTCGGCGAGCAGGTGTAGCAGGCGCTGGTAACCGGCCGCGTCGTCGGTGATGCGGCGTGCGGCCAGGAGCCGGCCGTCGGCATCGACGAGGGCGATGTCGTGGGTCTTGTCCGCCCAGTCGATTCCGCAGTAGATCAAGGTGTTCCCTCCCCGGGATCGCAGGTGTTCGCGCTGGTCACGAGCAGGTGCGGGCCGCGCGGCACGCTCGCTCCGGACGTCGGTGCACGGAACCCGGAGGGCTCGGGCGCATCGAGGGACCAGCGTGCGGGCGGGCTCGCGCCACCACTCCAACGAGTGATCAAGGTGTGTGGTGGTGACGTCCAGGAGGACGCCCGTCACGACCGCTCCGTTGCGATGCCCGAGGCCCGGCCGTAACGGACCTCACGGCGCGAACGCACCGACGAGGCCACCCGGCACCCCCGCACGCGGGCCGGAGGAATTAGGCTCGGACGCTGTGAGCAGGCTCCAGGTGGTCAGCGGCAAGGGCGGCACCGGCAAGACCACGGTCGCCGCGGCACTCGCGCTCGCCCTCGCACGCGAGGGCAGGCGGACTCTTCTCGTGGAGGTCGAGGGCAGGCAAGGCATCGCGCAGCTCTTCGGCGCGGAGGCGCTCCCGTACGAGGAGCGGAAGATCGCGGTCGCACCCGGCAGGGGCGGTGGCGAGGTGTACGCGCTCGCCATCGACGCCGAACGCGCGCTGCTGGACTACCTCCAGATGTTCTACAAGCTCGGTTCGGCCGGCCGCGCCCTGAAGAAGCTGGGCGCGATCGACTTCGCGACGACCATCGCGCCGGGCCTGCGCGACGTCCTGCTGACGGGCAAGGCTTGCGAGGCGGTCCGGCGCAAGGACAAGACCGGACGGTTCGTCTACGACCACGTGATCATGGACGCCCCGCCGACCGGACGCATCACCCGCTTCCTGAACGTCAACGACGAGGTGGCGGGGCTGGCCCGGTTCGGGCCGATCCACAACCAGGCGCAGGCCGTCATGAAGGTGCTCAAGTCACCGGACACGGCGGTCCACCTGGTCACCCTCCTGGAGGAGATGCCCGTCCAGGAGACCGCGGACGGCATCGCGGAACTGGTCGCGGCGGGCCTTCCGGTCGGCAGGGTCGTCGTGAACATGGTCCGACCGCACCACCTGGACGAGGACACCCTGCGCGCGGCGGCCGGCGAGCACCGGGCCGACGTGGCGAAGGCCTTGTCCCGGGCCGGCCTGGGCGGCGCGCGGCGCGGCGGACTGGCCGAGCGGCTGGTGGAGCCTCTGCTCATGCAGGCCGCCGAGCACGCGAGCCGGGTGCAGCTGGAGCGCGAGCAGCGCACCGTGCTGGAGGGGCTGCCCGTGCCGACGTACGAACTCCCCCTGCTCGGCGGGGGGATGGACCTGGCCGGGCTCTACGAGCTGGCGACGGAGCTGCGGAAGCAGGCGGGCGACGAATGAGCGAGGCCATGGGCGCGAGCACGGGCATGAACACTCCGCCGCCACTGGCGGTCGACGCACTGCTGGACGATCCGAAGACCCGCATCATCGTGTGCTGCGGCGCGGGCGGGGTCGGCAAGACCACCACGGCCGCGGCGCTGGGCGTGCGGGCGGCGGAGCGCGGCCGGAAGGTCGTCGTGCTCACCATCGACCCGGCGCGCAGGCTGGCCCAGTCGATGGGCATCGACTCGCTGGACAACACCCCGCGCCGCGTCAAGGGCGTGGGCACCGGCGACGACGGCGGGGACGGGGACGGCGGCGATGGCGGCGAACTGCACGCCATGATGCTGGACATGAAGCGGACCTTCGACGAGATCGTCGAGGCGCACGCGGACGGCGAGCGGGCCCAGGCCATCCTGGCGAACCCCTTCTACCAGTCCCTGTCGGCCGGTTTCGCCGGCACGCAGGAGTACATGGCGATGGAGAAGTTGGGCCAGCTGCGGGCCAAGGACGACTGGGACCTGATCGTCGTCGACACCCCGCCGAGCCGGTCCGCGCTGGACTTCCTGGACGCGCCGAAGCGCCTGGGGTCCTTCCTCGACGGGAGGTTCATCCGGGTCCTGATGGCTCCGGCGAAGGTCGGCGGCCGGGCCGGGATGAAGTTCTTGAATGTCGGCATGTCGATGATGACGGGCACGCTGAGCAAACTGATGGGTGCCTCGCTCCTCAAGGACGTGCAGACCTTCGTGGCCGCGATGGACACGATGTTCGGCGGCTTCCGCACCCGCGCGGACGCCACCTTCCGGCTGCTCCAGGCCCCCGGTACGGCCTTCCTCGTGGTCGCCGCGCCCGAACCCGACGCCCTGCGCGAGGCCGCGTACTTCGTGGAGCGGTTGGCGGCGGACCGCATGCCGCTGGCCGGCCTGGTGCTGAACCGGGTGCACGTGAGCGGAGCCGACCGGCTGTCCGCGGAGCGGGCGTTGGCCGCCGCAGAGAATCTTGAAGACGGCGGCATTGTCGATCAGGAGTCCGGGAAAGCTGGACTTCGTGACGCGGCCGCGGAGGCCGCCGCCCCCGCCCCGGGGGCTCTCGAAACCGGCTCCCCCAGCGCCGGCACGACCGAGCACGGCACGGACCGACCCACGACGCACCAGGACGGCACGGACCGGCACGATCCGAACCGGCACGGCATAGACCGGGACGCCGCCGTCACACCCGACGCCGATGGCGAAGGCGAAGGCAACGCCGATGACGACGCCGACGTGGACGCGATCACGGCAGGACTGCTGCGCCTGCACGCCGAGCGGATGCAGGTGATCGCGCGCGAACGACGCACGCACGATCGTTTCACCTCGCTGCACCCCGAGGTGGCGGTGGCCGAAGTGGCCGCCCTGCCCGGCGATGTACACGACCTCGCCGGGCTGCGGGCCATCGGAGAGCGGCTCGCGGCCGGGGTTCCGGCCGGAGCGTAGGCGTTTCGTACGCGACTCCCCGGGGGAAGTCCGTGCGCGGGACCGACCGGGTGATCTACCCGGCAGCCGCGTACGTCTCGTACGGAACGTCGATCTCCGCGTCGACATCCATGGTGAGGATGCCCGTACTGCGCTCGTATTCCGTACGAGCGGTTTCGAGCAGCCGTCGCCACGAGGTGACGGTGGGCCGCCGGCGCAACAGTGCGCGTCGTTCCCGCTCGGTCATTCCGCCCCATACTCCGAACTCGACACGATTGTCGAGCGCGTCGGCCAGGCACTCGGTTCGCACCGGACATCCGGTGCACACCGCCTTGGCCCTGTTCTGTGCCGCTCCTTGAACAAACAGTTCATCCGGATCGGTAGTGCGGCAGGCTGCCTGCGCACTCCAGTCGGTAACCCAGCCCATCCCGGCGCCGTCCTCTCCCGAATCGAGGCTCCCCCACGGCGGTAGCGGCATATTCACCGCTGCCAGTTGAGGACGTTACGGAAGGTGGGCACAGTGCAACACCCCCGTCGGGCCCAATCTTGAATGGTCCGAACGGACTATGGGTAAGCGGCAGATCACCCGACGGAGTGATCGCACGACATGCCCGACCATTCCGGCGATCCGGGTGAAATCGGCGGCGGACCATCAGAGCGAACGGCGGGATTCGGACATCTGTCCACCCCATTCGGGAAGGGTGAAATTCAAGCCGAAGGGTTGATGTCACGCCGCACTGCTGTGACAGTTGGGGACAGCTTAGGCCAAGGCATTCGCGCGTGTCCGGCGAATGAGAACGTAGGCTGCCCTCCATGGGAAAGAAGCGCTCGGGCGGCGGGCTCACGGGGCCACAGCAGGCCGCCAAGTTCCTCGGTGTGTCTGTCCTCTCCGGAGTCGTACTGGCCGGAATCGCGATCCCGGGCGCCGGCGCCCTGGGTCTCGCGGCCAAGGGAACGGTCGAGGGTTTCGATGAGATCCCGGCCAATCTCAAGACACCTCCGTTGAGCCAGCGCACCACGATTTTGGACGCTGAGGGTGGCCTGATCGCCACCGTCTATTCACGGGACCGTCAGGTGGTTCCCCTGACGGCCATCTCGCCGTACATGCAGAAAGCGATCGTCGCGATCGAGGACTCGCGCTTCTACGAACACGGCGCGGTCGACCTCAAGGGCATCCTGCGCGCGGTCAACCGCAACGCACAGGAAGGCGGCGCCGCACAGGGCGCCTCCACCCTTACCCAGCAGTACGTGAAGAACGTGTTCGTCGAAGAGGCCGGCGACGACGAGACGAAGGTGCGCGAGGCGCAGGAGAAGAGCCTCGGGCGGAAGATCCGCGAGCTGAAGTACGCGATCCAGGTCGAAGAGGAACTCGGCAAGAAGAAGATCCTCGAGAACTACCTGAACATCACCTACTTCGGGCAGCAGGCATACGGAATCGAGTCGGCCGCCCAGCGGTACTTCAGCAAGCCGGCCAAGGACCTCACCCTGGAGCAGTCCGCGCTGCTGGCCGGCGTCGTGCAGTCGCCGACCCGGTTCGACCCGGTGAACGACTCGCAGGAGGCGATGAAGCGCCGCAACGTCGTCCTCCAGCGGATGGCCGACATGAAGGACGTCTCGCAGGCGGAGGCCGACCAGGCGAAGCTGAAGCCCGTCACGCTGAAGGTGACCCGGCCCAAGAACGGCTGCATCACGGCCGTCAAGGGCGCGGGCTTCTTCTGTGACTACGTCCGCAACAGCTTCCTCACCGACCCGGTCTTCGGCAAGACGCGCGCGGAGCGGGCGAAGGTCTGGAACCAGGGCGGCCTGACGGTCCGTACGACGCTGGACCCGCAGTCGCAGGACTCGGTCAACGAGTCGATC
This region of Streptomyces sp. NBC_00513 genomic DNA includes:
- a CDS encoding WhiB family transcriptional regulator; this encodes MGWVTDWSAQAACRTTDPDELFVQGAAQNRAKAVCTGCPVRTECLADALDNRVEFGVWGGMTERERRALLRRRPTVTSWRRLLETARTEYERSTGILTMDVDAEIDVPYETYAAAG
- a CDS encoding ArsA family ATPase yields the protein MGASTGMNTPPPLAVDALLDDPKTRIIVCCGAGGVGKTTTAAALGVRAAERGRKVVVLTIDPARRLAQSMGIDSLDNTPRRVKGVGTGDDGGDGDGGDGGELHAMMLDMKRTFDEIVEAHADGERAQAILANPFYQSLSAGFAGTQEYMAMEKLGQLRAKDDWDLIVVDTPPSRSALDFLDAPKRLGSFLDGRFIRVLMAPAKVGGRAGMKFLNVGMSMMTGTLSKLMGASLLKDVQTFVAAMDTMFGGFRTRADATFRLLQAPGTAFLVVAAPEPDALREAAYFVERLAADRMPLAGLVLNRVHVSGADRLSAERALAAAENLEDGGIVDQESGKAGLRDAAAEAAAPAPGALETGSPSAGTTEHGTDRPTTHQDGTDRHDPNRHGIDRDAAVTPDADGEGEGNADDDADVDAITAGLLRLHAERMQVIARERRTHDRFTSLHPEVAVAEVAALPGDVHDLAGLRAIGERLAAGVPAGA
- a CDS encoding DUF4177 domain-containing protein, which gives rise to MTKKFEYATVPLLVHATKQILDTWGEDGWELVQVVPGPNNPEQLVAYLKREKSA
- a CDS encoding ArsA-related P-loop ATPase codes for the protein MSRLQVVSGKGGTGKTTVAAALALALAREGRRTLLVEVEGRQGIAQLFGAEALPYEERKIAVAPGRGGGEVYALAIDAERALLDYLQMFYKLGSAGRALKKLGAIDFATTIAPGLRDVLLTGKACEAVRRKDKTGRFVYDHVIMDAPPTGRITRFLNVNDEVAGLARFGPIHNQAQAVMKVLKSPDTAVHLVTLLEEMPVQETADGIAELVAAGLPVGRVVVNMVRPHHLDEDTLRAAAGEHRADVAKALSRAGLGGARRGGLAERLVEPLLMQAAEHASRVQLEREQRTVLEGLPVPTYELPLLGGGMDLAGLYELATELRKQAGDE
- a CDS encoding NUDIX domain-containing protein; the protein is MPNGEHGQQNTPTGPTPAGGQWYPPEWPDRIRALADGALTPVAPKRAATVMLLRDTDGGPAVHMLRRRTSMAFAGGAYAYPGGGVDPRDEEHLVGWAGPSLADWSARLGTDPRTAQAIVCGAVRETFEEAGVLLAGETPDSVVGDTTADDWEADRLALVARELSFAEFLGRRGLLLRSDLLGAWARWITPEFEPRRYDTWFFVAALPEGQRTRNASTEADRTVWIRPADAAAGYDKGELLMMPPTISTLRSLEPYDSPAHALAAAAGQDLTPVLAQATLENGELVLSWPGHDEFTKRVRPGNPGGATA
- a CDS encoding RidA family protein produces the protein MSGIVDARLAELGLILPEVVPPLATYQPAVRSGVYVYTAGQLPMVKGSLPVTGKVGAEVSAEQAKELAATCALNALAAVKSVVGDLDKIARVVKVVGFIASAPDFTAQPGVLNGASELLGAVLGDKGVHARSAVGVAVLPLDAPVEVEIQVELTPDA
- a CDS encoding MBL fold metallo-hydrolase, with amino-acid sequence MTDAAALPGQPRGMVVSGPATARAVNILAPNPSAMTLDGTNTWLVSEPDSDLAVVIDPGPLDEAHLKAVVDVAEKAGKRVALTLLTHGHPDHAEGAGRFAELTGTKVRALDPALRLGDEGLAAGDVIRLGGLELRVVPTPGHTSDSLCFHLPADRAVLTGDTILGRGTTVVAHPDGRLGDYLDSLRRLRSLAVDDGVHTVLPGHGPVLDDAQGAVEFYLAHRAHRLAQVETAVENGFRTPEAVVARVYADVDPSLWPAAEWSVRAQLEYLQDHGLISGGPE